The Frondihabitans australicus genome includes a region encoding these proteins:
- a CDS encoding ferritin-like domain-containing protein gives MAFDIDKYAAGSERLGWDDLDLDHFRQNPLSPESLRVLRYMCDVEYHTVCYTRDLLTTPSHKEGDISTFMTMWNREEFWHGEALGAVLDVHGITVDYDALRASRLKLGWRDRLDPIKQSMLGKIVGSDFVAVHMSWGAANEWSAVSAYKRMADLETDPVLGELLRRIAKQETRHVAFYVSQARERLLKSTRAQKLTRLLLSKFWAPVGSSISEREDVQFVFNQIMSGPEGRKEIQKLDANIAGLPGMKGLRIFEKALDGLGITASSTAPLRAGVPAAV, from the coding sequence ATGGCATTCGACATCGACAAGTACGCCGCCGGCTCAGAGCGCCTCGGCTGGGACGACCTCGATCTCGATCACTTCCGGCAGAACCCGCTCTCACCCGAGTCGCTCCGTGTGCTCCGGTACATGTGCGACGTCGAGTACCACACCGTCTGCTACACCCGTGACCTCCTCACCACGCCCTCGCACAAGGAGGGCGACATCTCCACGTTCATGACGATGTGGAACCGCGAGGAGTTCTGGCACGGCGAGGCTCTCGGCGCCGTCCTCGACGTCCACGGCATCACCGTCGACTACGACGCCCTCCGGGCTTCCCGCCTCAAGCTCGGCTGGCGCGACCGCCTCGACCCGATCAAGCAGTCCATGCTCGGCAAGATCGTCGGCAGCGACTTCGTTGCCGTGCACATGTCGTGGGGTGCGGCGAACGAGTGGTCCGCCGTGAGCGCGTACAAGCGCATGGCCGACCTCGAGACCGATCCGGTGCTGGGCGAGCTCCTGCGCCGCATCGCGAAGCAGGAGACGCGTCACGTCGCCTTCTACGTGTCGCAGGCCCGCGAGCGCCTGCTCAAGAGCACCCGCGCACAGAAGCTCACCCGACTCCTGCTCTCGAAATTCTGGGCGCCCGTCGGCTCGAGCATCAGCGAGCGCGAGGACGTCCAGTTCGTCTTCAACCAGATCATGTCGGGCCCCGAGGGTCGCAAGGAGATCCAGAAGCTCGACGCCAACATCGCCGGCCTGCCCGGCATGAAAGGTCTCCGGATCTTCGAGAAGGCGCTCGACGGCCTCGGCATCACCGCGTCCTCCACGGCTCCCCTGCGGGCCGGCGTGCCTGCGGCCGTCTGA
- a CDS encoding SDR family oxidoreductase, whose translation MSPRAPKGPAVPAFDDGLAFEGLGVSLGSAHVLLTGGTGFVGQAILERLLSDHPATTVSLLIRTKGSTSGDDRLRHLLRKPVFKRWREEVGAEGVEKAIAERLRVLEGGLDSVPPLPNDLDLVIHSASSVSFDPPIDQAFETNVGGAVGLYEALLATGTDPHVVHVSTAYVGGLRKGIFPEASLTHDVDWRAEFEAARAARSRVELASRQPEVLRRFLAEARAKHGKEGPLAVSSHAEEARVAWVKAKLVDHGRTRAESLGWTDVYTLTKAFAERAAEQMWAAAGHRLSFVRPAIVESALRHPYPGWIDGFKVADPLIMAYGRGMLPEFPGVPDSVLDVIPVDFVVNVILLVAANPAPAGEPQYFHSSSGASNPFPIHRMFTNLNRFFTAHPVPTPDQGSIEAADWRFPGVRRVERAVRLRARINDARERLVVRLPASDRTRRILADVDERRGNLESLQSLTDLYRHYIQSEIIFDDGHTKALQARLVATQPAEVSVDVGFDVTDIDWEQFFQEIHFPAITTMTRAFSVRGGSVERAEPPLPQRSDIVAVFDLEGTVVDSNIVEQYLWVRGAGFGKAAWPGEVASLLASLPSYLRAEQRDRGEFIRSFLRRYEGMPVARLEEVVSKGFAQTMLRHTMPEALERIAAHRAAGHRTILVTGSIGTLAQPLAGLFDEVVAGTMHARDGIFTGYLAAPPLVDEARAAWLKQYAERNGFDLASSYGYGDSHSDLVWLELLGNPSAVNPDPNLSREALRRRWAIRNWKRGPYGETSKYIQSSTGVADA comes from the coding sequence GTGAGCCCGCGCGCACCGAAGGGGCCAGCTGTGCCGGCGTTCGACGACGGCCTCGCGTTCGAGGGCCTCGGGGTCTCGCTCGGGTCGGCGCACGTGCTGCTCACCGGGGGCACCGGGTTCGTCGGCCAGGCCATTCTCGAGCGGCTGCTGTCCGATCATCCTGCGACCACGGTCTCGCTGCTGATCCGCACGAAAGGCTCGACCTCGGGCGACGACCGTCTGCGCCACCTCCTGCGCAAGCCGGTGTTCAAGCGCTGGCGCGAGGAGGTCGGGGCCGAGGGCGTCGAGAAGGCCATCGCCGAGCGCCTGCGCGTGCTCGAGGGCGGGCTCGACTCGGTTCCGCCCCTGCCGAACGACCTCGATCTCGTGATCCACTCGGCGTCGAGCGTGTCGTTCGACCCGCCGATCGACCAGGCGTTCGAGACGAACGTCGGCGGCGCGGTCGGGCTCTACGAGGCGCTGCTCGCGACGGGCACCGACCCGCACGTCGTCCACGTGTCGACCGCCTACGTCGGCGGCCTGCGCAAGGGCATCTTCCCCGAGGCGTCGCTGACGCACGACGTCGACTGGCGGGCCGAGTTCGAAGCCGCCCGGGCCGCGCGCTCCCGCGTCGAGCTTGCGTCGCGCCAGCCCGAGGTGCTGCGGCGCTTCCTGGCCGAGGCGCGCGCGAAGCACGGCAAGGAGGGGCCGCTCGCGGTCTCGAGCCACGCCGAGGAGGCGCGGGTCGCCTGGGTCAAGGCGAAGCTCGTCGACCACGGCCGCACCCGCGCGGAGAGCCTCGGCTGGACGGACGTCTACACGCTCACCAAGGCGTTCGCCGAGCGCGCCGCCGAGCAGATGTGGGCTGCCGCCGGCCACCGACTCTCGTTCGTGCGGCCCGCGATCGTCGAGAGCGCCCTGCGGCACCCGTACCCAGGCTGGATCGACGGGTTCAAGGTCGCCGACCCGCTGATCATGGCCTACGGCCGCGGCATGCTGCCCGAGTTCCCTGGCGTGCCCGACAGCGTCCTCGACGTGATCCCGGTCGACTTCGTCGTGAACGTGATCCTGCTCGTCGCCGCGAATCCCGCTCCCGCGGGCGAGCCCCAGTACTTCCACTCGTCGTCGGGTGCGAGCAACCCGTTCCCGATCCACCGGATGTTCACGAACCTCAACCGGTTCTTCACGGCGCACCCGGTGCCGACGCCCGACCAGGGCTCGATCGAGGCCGCCGACTGGCGGTTCCCCGGCGTCCGTCGCGTCGAGCGCGCCGTCCGCCTCCGGGCTCGGATCAACGACGCCCGCGAGCGCCTCGTGGTCCGGCTGCCCGCGAGCGACCGGACCAGGCGGATCCTGGCCGACGTCGACGAGCGGCGAGGCAACCTCGAGTCGCTGCAGAGCCTCACCGACCTCTACCGTCACTACATCCAGTCCGAGATCATCTTCGACGACGGCCACACGAAGGCCCTCCAGGCCCGTCTCGTCGCCACGCAGCCGGCCGAGGTGTCGGTCGACGTCGGCTTCGACGTGACCGACATCGACTGGGAGCAGTTCTTCCAGGAGATCCACTTCCCGGCGATCACGACGATGACCCGCGCGTTCTCCGTGCGCGGCGGCTCCGTCGAGCGGGCCGAGCCGCCGCTGCCCCAGCGCAGCGACATCGTGGCGGTGTTCGACCTCGAGGGCACCGTCGTCGACTCCAACATCGTCGAGCAGTACCTCTGGGTTAGGGGCGCAGGATTCGGGAAGGCCGCCTGGCCGGGCGAGGTCGCCTCCCTGCTGGCCTCCCTGCCGAGCTACCTCCGCGCCGAGCAGCGAGACCGCGGCGAGTTCATCCGGTCGTTCCTGAGGCGCTACGAGGGGATGCCCGTCGCGCGGCTCGAGGAGGTCGTCTCGAAGGGCTTCGCGCAGACGATGCTGCGGCACACCATGCCCGAGGCGCTGGAGCGGATCGCGGCCCACCGCGCGGCCGGCCATCGCACGATCCTGGTCACCGGCTCAATCGGCACGCTCGCGCAGCCGCTGGCCGGGCTCTTCGACGAGGTCGTCGCCGGAACGATGCATGCCCGTGACGGCATCTTCACCGGGTACCTCGCGGCACCGCCGCTCGTCGACGAGGCGAGGGCGGCCTGGCTGAAGCAGTACGCCGAACGGAACGGCTTCGATCTGGCCTCCTCGTACGGCTACGGAGACAGCCACTCCGACCTCGTCTGGCTGGAACTCCTGGGAAATCCCAGTGCGGTGAACCCCGACCCCAATCTGTCTCGGGAGGCCCTCCGAAGAAGGTGGGCGATCCGAAACTGGAAGCGAGGCCCTTACGGCGAGACCTCGAAGTACATACAATCGTCGACAGGCGTCGCAGACGCGTAG
- a CDS encoding SDR family NAD(P)-dependent oxidoreductase yields MAVALVTGGTSGIGAEFARQLAHQGYDLVLVARDEARLASMATELAARGRAVEVLVADLASREDVQRVAERLEDPARPVDLLVNNAGFGMHVPLTSPDVAAHDRGFEVMCRAVLVLSGAAARSMRARGHGRIVNVSSTAGLLAMGTYSAIKSWVTSFSEGLSVELRGTGVTVTALLPGWVRTEFHQRASIGTSKIPNSLWLGTEELVSACLRDVEKGKVISVPTIRYKALVGLLRHAPKAAVRAVSAAISSSRSSESAGHEPGAPVGSAGDAHQAGS; encoded by the coding sequence ATGGCTGTAGCGCTCGTGACCGGGGGCACGTCCGGCATCGGTGCCGAATTCGCCCGCCAGCTCGCACATCAAGGGTACGACCTCGTGCTCGTGGCCCGAGACGAGGCGAGGCTCGCGTCGATGGCGACGGAGCTCGCAGCGCGCGGTCGCGCCGTCGAGGTGCTCGTGGCAGACCTCGCGAGTCGAGAAGACGTGCAGCGGGTCGCCGAGAGACTCGAGGATCCTGCGCGCCCGGTCGACCTGCTCGTGAACAATGCCGGTTTCGGCATGCACGTGCCGCTGACCTCTCCTGATGTCGCCGCGCACGACCGCGGCTTCGAGGTCATGTGCCGAGCCGTGCTCGTTCTCTCCGGCGCAGCGGCGCGCTCGATGAGGGCGAGGGGCCACGGCAGGATCGTGAACGTCTCCTCGACCGCGGGCCTCCTCGCCATGGGCACGTACTCCGCCATCAAGTCGTGGGTCACGTCGTTCTCGGAGGGCCTCTCGGTCGAGCTCCGGGGCACCGGCGTCACCGTGACGGCCCTCCTGCCCGGCTGGGTCCGGACCGAGTTCCACCAGCGCGCCTCGATCGGCACCTCGAAGATCCCCAACTCCCTGTGGCTCGGCACCGAAGAACTCGTCAGCGCATGCCTGCGCGACGTCGAGAAGGGCAAGGTCATCTCCGTTCCCACGATCCGCTACAAGGCCCTCGTCGGGCTCCTCCGCCACGCGCCCAAGGCCGCCGTCCGGGCGGTGTCGGCGGCGATCTCGTCGAGCCGGTCCAGCGAGTCGGCGGGGCACGAGCCGGGCGCGCCCGTGGGCTCGGCCGGCGACGCTCACCAGGCGGGGTCGTGA
- a CDS encoding lysophospholipid acyltransferase family protein, with amino-acid sequence MTVSERDDEREEAPSAPEAPSHPRLSRVADRVSTTAVDINDRFSSGLHASARFVAQRWVMKPTVWSITNVTVLGREKLKGLEGGFVLIANHSSHLDAPLIVGALPRKLSRYLATGAAADYFFDVWWRRGLTRLFFNAFPIQRSGKAKKKRSSREDPSVSAASLLQRGFPVLVFPEGTRSKDGTMARFKPGAARLAAACDVPIVPLALIGANIAHPRGSHWPRPGRLPVGVAFGEPMRPMVGENPVAFSERLRDEILRLKSQYSADILGESAPSEGAHP; translated from the coding sequence GTGACCGTGAGCGAACGCGACGACGAGCGCGAAGAGGCCCCGTCGGCTCCTGAGGCCCCCAGTCACCCCCGGCTGTCGCGGGTCGCCGACCGCGTGAGCACCACCGCCGTCGACATCAACGACCGCTTCAGCTCGGGCCTGCACGCCTCCGCGCGCTTCGTCGCGCAGCGCTGGGTGATGAAGCCGACCGTGTGGTCGATCACCAACGTCACCGTGCTCGGCCGCGAGAAGCTCAAGGGCCTCGAGGGCGGGTTCGTGCTGATCGCGAACCATTCCAGCCACCTCGACGCGCCGCTCATCGTCGGCGCCCTGCCTCGCAAGCTCTCGCGCTACCTCGCGACGGGCGCGGCGGCCGACTACTTCTTCGACGTGTGGTGGAGGCGGGGGCTGACACGTCTCTTCTTCAACGCATTCCCGATCCAGCGCTCCGGCAAGGCCAAGAAGAAGCGGAGCTCGCGGGAGGACCCGTCGGTGAGCGCGGCGTCGCTGCTCCAGCGCGGATTCCCGGTGCTGGTCTTCCCCGAGGGCACCCGCTCGAAGGACGGCACCATGGCCCGCTTCAAGCCGGGCGCCGCGCGTCTGGCCGCCGCCTGCGACGTGCCGATCGTGCCGCTCGCCCTCATCGGCGCCAACATCGCCCACCCGCGCGGATCCCACTGGCCGCGACCCGGCCGTCTGCCGGTCGGCGTCGCGTTCGGCGAGCCGATGCGGCCGATGGTCGGCGAGAACCCGGTCGCGTTCTCCGAGCGGCTCCGCGACGAGATCCTCCGACTCAAGAGTCAGTATTCCGCCGATATCCTTGGCGAGTCCGCACCGTCCGAAGGAGCACACCCGTGA